One Buteo buteo chromosome 4, bButBut1.hap1.1, whole genome shotgun sequence DNA segment encodes these proteins:
- the MINPP1 gene encoding multiple inositol polyphosphate phosphatase 1, with product MASAGLNGYFGTKSRYEEVNPHLVGDPLSLGPAAAGSRPPAACAPLQLRAVLRHGTRYPTAGQIRRLGELHARLLRRPAAQAAACPAAADLAAWQMWYEESLDGRLAPQGRRDMEHLARRLAARFPALFAARRRLELASSSKHRCLQSGAAFRRGLGPSLSLGSDEVEVEVNDSLMRFFDHCAKFVALVEENDTAMCQVNAFKEGPEMRRVLEKVASALCLPVEELNADLVQVAFLTCSYELAIKNVTSPWCSLFSEEDAKVLEYLNDLKQYWKRGYGYDINSRSSCILFQDIFQHLDKAVEESKSSKPISSPLIVQVGHAETLQPLLALMGFFKDDEPLKANNYVRQTHRKFRSGRIVPYAANLVFVLYHCDQVKTSKEEYQVQMLLNEKLMPFHHSNETISTYADLKDYYKDILENCHFQEECELPKVNITAIDEL from the exons ATGGCGAGCGCGGGGTTGAACGGCTACTTCGGCACCAAATCCCGCTACGAGGAGGTGAACCCGCACCTGGTGGGGGACCCGCTGTCCCTgggtcccgccgccgccgggtcgcggccgcccgccgcctgCGCGCCCCTGCAGCTCCGCGCCGTGCTCCGCCACGGCACCCGCTACCCCACGGCCGGGCAGATCCGCCGCCTGGGCGAGCTGCACGcccgcctcctccgccgccccgccgcccagGCGGCAgcctgccccgccgccgccgaccTGGCCGCCTGGCAGATGTGGTACGAGGAGAGCCTGGACGGGCGGCTGGCGCCGCAGGGCCGGCGCGACATGGAGCACCTGGCCCGCCGCTTGGCCGCCCGCTTCCCCGCTCTCttcgccgcccgccgccgcctggAGCTAGCCAGCAGCTCCAAGCACCGCTGCCTGCAGAGCGGCGCCGCGTTCCGCCGCGGGCTCGGGCCTTCCCTCAGCCTCGGCAGCGACG AGGTGGAGGTTGAAGTTAATGACTCCTTGATGCGGTTTTTTGATCACTGCGCCAAGTTTGTAGCCTTGGTGGAAGAGAACGACACGGCGATGTGCCAGGTGAATGCCTTCAAAGAGGGGCCAGAGATGAGGAGGGTCTTGGAGAAGGTGGCGAGTGCCTTGTGTTTGCCGGTGGAGGAGCTAAATGCAG ATCTTGTTCAAGTGGCTTTTCTCACCTGCTCATACGAGTTAGCTATAAAAAATGTGACCTCCCCATGGTGTTCACTCTTCAGTGAAGAAGATGCCAAG GTACTGGAATACCTGAATGACCTGAAGCAATACTGGAAGAGAGGATATGGCTATGACATAAATAGTCGCTCCAGCTGCATTTTATTCCAAGATATCTTCCAGCATTTGGACAAAGCGGTGGAAGAGAGCAAAAG ttcaAAACCCATTTCTTCACCTTTGATTGTACAAGTTGGACATGCAGAGACCCTTCAGCCGCTGCTTGCCCTTATGGGTTTCTTCAAAGATGATGAGCCTCTAAAGGCAAACAACTATGTCAGACAAACGCATCGGAAATTTCGCAGTGGACGGATTGTGCCTTATGCAGCCAACCTGGTGTTTGTGCTTTACCACTGTGATCAAGTGAAAACCTCTAAAGAAGAGTATCAAGTGCAGATGCTGCTGAATGAAAAACTGATGCCGTTTCATCACTCAAATGAAACTATCTCTACTTATGCAGACCTCAAGGACTATTACAAGGACATCCTGGAAAACTGCCACTTCCAAGAAGAGTGTGAATTACCAAAAGTTAATATTACTGCTATTGATGAACTTTGA